Proteins encoded by one window of Bacteroidales bacterium:
- a CDS encoding ATP-dependent Clp protease adaptor ClpS — MGEGDRLHQQQNSGSQSDGNKEKNLILYNDEVNDFNYVIESLIEICNHDNVQAEQCTYLTHYNGKCEVKKGPYQELKVMKDGLTDRGLQAEIY, encoded by the coding sequence ATGGGTGAAGGAGACAGACTACACCAACAGCAGAATTCAGGTTCCCAATCTGATGGAAACAAGGAAAAGAACCTTATCCTTTACAACGATGAGGTGAATGATTTCAATTATGTCATTGAATCATTGATAGAGATATGCAATCATGATAATGTGCAGGCTGAGCAATGTACTTACCTGACGCATTATAATGGAAAATGCGAGGTTAAGAAGGGGCCTTATCAGGAACTTAAGGTGATGAAAGATGGATTGACAGACCGGGGTCTGCAGGCTGAGATTTATTAA
- the floA gene encoding flotillin-like protein FloA (flotillin-like protein involved in membrane lipid rafts) — MEGIGMYIVIIVGAIIGLWIILYFVPIGLWFSALVSGVRISLLQLVLMRWRKVPPAVVVNSMIEGNKAGLTLYRNDLEAHYLAGGHVPDVTHALVSAEKANIDLDFKMATAIDLAGRDVFEAVQMSVNPKVINTPPVTAVAKDGIQLIAKARVTVRANIKQLVGGAGEETILARVGEGIVSSIGSASSHKAVLENPDSISRVVLEKGLDSGTAFEILSIDIADMDIGKNVGAGLQIDQANADKNIAQAKAEERRAMAVAEEQEMKAKAQEARAAVIQAEKEIPQAISEALRNGNIGVMDYYRMKNIQSDTEMRDAISRPEEDDYKDPGDVGEEED; from the coding sequence ATGGAAGGAATCGGAATGTACATTGTAATTATTGTTGGGGCCATCATCGGTCTTTGGATCATCCTGTATTTTGTTCCAATAGGACTTTGGTTTTCGGCCCTTGTATCCGGAGTTAGAATATCGTTGCTTCAGCTCGTTTTGATGCGGTGGAGGAAAGTACCTCCTGCCGTGGTTGTCAATTCGATGATAGAAGGTAATAAGGCCGGTTTGACACTTTACCGGAACGACCTGGAGGCACACTACCTGGCGGGTGGTCATGTGCCGGATGTAACCCATGCGCTTGTTTCGGCAGAGAAGGCCAACATCGACCTGGATTTTAAGATGGCCACGGCCATTGATCTGGCCGGCAGGGATGTTTTCGAGGCGGTACAGATGTCGGTTAACCCCAAGGTTATCAACACACCTCCCGTGACTGCAGTTGCAAAAGACGGAATTCAATTGATTGCCAAGGCCCGGGTTACTGTACGGGCCAATATCAAACAGCTTGTTGGTGGTGCAGGCGAGGAAACCATCCTGGCCCGTGTTGGCGAGGGGATCGTATCTTCTATCGGTTCGGCCAGCTCCCATAAAGCTGTATTGGAAAACCCGGACTCCATTTCGCGTGTGGTTCTTGAGAAAGGACTGGATTCTGGAACCGCTTTCGAGATCCTTTCTATTGATATTGCGGATATGGATATTGGCAAGAACGTGGGTGCCGGCTTGCAGATCGATCAGGCCAATGCCGACAAGAACATTGCCCAGGCCAAGGCAGAGGAACGAAGAGCCATGGCTGTTGCCGAAGAACAGGAGATGAAGGCGAAAGCCCAGGAAGCCAGGGCTGCTGTGATACAGGCAGAGAAGGAAATACCCCAGGCCATTTCCGAAGCACTGCGAAACGGCAATATAGGCGTTATGGATTATTACCGGATGAAAAACATCCAGTCCGATACTGAGATGCGGGATGCCATCTCCAGGCCTGAGGAGGATGATTACAAGGATCCGGGTGATGTCGGAGAAGAAGAGGATTAA